ATGTTGTCTTCCCATTCGTCAAGAACTCCTACCGGGCTTGACCCATCGAGCCTGGAAACACTCGTGTAGGCAAACGTCTTATATCCCTCGTAATCAGTTTCGCGCTTGGAAATGATAATGCCTGGCATGCTGGGCGTCTCTCCAATCGCCACCCATGTGTGGGTCTTTGTATTTGGCAAACCATCAGGCCCTCCGCTTTCGCTCTTACTCAGAACGCCAGATTCCAGATATATTTTTGTGATCTCTGTGACTACCTCATTGGGCTGTTTGACCTGCATTTGGGCCAATGCGTCGCCGTTGTACTCAGAGGTTCCAATGGTATCTGAAATTGATTGACCCGTCTTACCGATGAAGCTGCGCGTGGTACGCCTCAGTCCATTAAAATCGTAGTCGATTTGATCCTTCCCGGCCTGCACAAAGCCGGTAGCTGGAAGCTGCTGATAGACGCGAATGAGAACGCTCGTTTCGCCGTCCTTCTCCTGCGTGCCAGTCAGGTACTGGTTGATGAGGAGCGCGTCGGTATGCTCCTCGTCGGGCGTGCCCCAGTCCTCCCTTACCGCCGTCGGCAGTTGGTCAACGGTCGTGTACTTGCCCTTGACCGAGTAGCGGCGCGTAACCGCAAGCAGGCCCGTCCCTGCGTCGTAATTCAGGTCGGGCCGTCCGATGCGTTCCAGTGTTCTGCTCATAGCTTAAAAGGGAACGTCTTCGTCTTCCTCGTTGCCGGGGGAAGCTTGCGGGGCAGGATGGGGGCTGGATTGGCGAACCCCGTCCAGCAGGCGAATATCCTGAAGGGAAACCGAGTTGAAGACGCGGTCGCTGTATTTGCCCTGGCCGGTGCGGCCGCGAAGGGTAAAGTCGATCTCTACCAGCGTGCCGGGCTTAACCCCCTGGAGGCATTCGATCTTGGCGTTGGCGGCCTCAAACTCGACGATCTGGGGATACTTGTCACCGATCTTGAGCCAGAGCCGTTGCTTGGTGAATTTATCGGTGACATCTTCAGGCTCGAAGATGCGCTCGACGACGCCTTTGACGGTGTTCTTCCAGGACATGACAGGACGGAAGATAGCCCTGCCAGCGGCCCGCCCCCGATCAGTTGCCTAAAAAGCGCACTCTTCCTGCACGGGCCCATCTTCGCGGGCGTAATTCTCGAAAAGCGACATGGGCTTGAGGAATGTCAGCGGAATATCTCCCACGGGCCCGTTGCGCTGCTTCTCGATAATCAGGGTGCGCTTGCCGAACCTCATGGATTCGGATTCTTCGGCTTCCTCGTCGCGGTGAATAAAGGCAATCACGTCGGCATCCTGCTCAATGGAGCCGGATTCGCGAAGATCGCTCTGCTTCGGGCGACGCCCTTGGGCATCGCGCCCGAGCTGGCACATCACGGCAACGGGGATTTCGAGCTCCTTGCTCATGGCCTTCATCTGGCGGCTCATGTCGGCCACCTGCTGCTCGCGGGAAGCCTTCTTGTCCGTCGGCTCCATGAGCGTCAGGTAGTCGATGAAAATGACCTTGATCCCATAGCGGTGCTTCATCGAACGCACCTTGGCGCGGACCTGAAGCGGCGTCAGGGATGAACTGTCGTCGATGTAGATCGGGGCGCGGTCAATCGCGGTCAACGCCTGATTGAAGTCTGTGCGCTTGGTGGGGGATAGATCGCCTTCCTTGAGCATGTTGTAATCGACGCGGCTCAGGTTGCAGGCCAGGCGCATGGAAAGTTCCTCGCTACCCATTTCGAGCGAGAGATAGCCCGCCGGAATTGCCGATCCGCGCCGGGGAACGACGAGGTTACGCGCTATTGTAATGCCGATAGCGCTTTTTCCCATGCCGGGCCGGGCGGCAAAGATGTAGGTCTTCTTGGGCAACAGTCCGCCCACCATTTTATCGAAGTCGTCGAGGCCGGTACATAAGCCCATCGGCTCGCCCTTGCGCTTGAGCATCACGTCTGCCTGCATGCCTGCCATGCGTGCGAGATCATGCCCGTCTGAGAGGTGGTTCTCGGCCTTGGATTCGCCAAGGGCATAGACGGCATTCTGGATCGTGCCCAGGGACTCCTCCGGCTCTTTGGTCGCATCGTAGGCGGATTCGATCAGCCGGTTCCCCTGTTCGATGAGTTGGCGGCGCAGCCATGTCTTGCGGAGGGATTCGATGTAGTAGGGCAGGTGGCTGGAGGTATCGACCGCGTTGGAAAGCTCCAGCAGGGTAGCGTCGCCGCCGACGGCTTCAAAGTTGCCGGTGGACTTGAGTTTGTCCCCAACGGTGATTTCGTCAATCGGCTCGCCTTTGCCGATGAGGGCAAGCATGGCCTCAAAGACAAGCTGATGGCGGGTATTGTAGAACCAGGTCGAGCAAACGCAGGCCTCGCAGCATTCGAGCATGGCCTCTTCGCCGCCGACGAACACCGCGCCCAATAGCGCCTGCTCAACCTCAATGGAATACGGGATTTTACGGGTAGGGGTCATTAAGCGGGTTGCTTGATTTCGTTGCGGATGAGGGTTTCGAGCTGGGCAAACAGGTCGGCATAGTCCGGTTCGGTATCGAGCACGTTCTGAACGACCTTCACCGCATGGCTGACGGTGCCCGGATCGCGGCGGAAGAACCGGGCTACGTCCAACTGGCGAGCCTTGGCAATCTTCATCGAAAGCGTCATGGCCGTCTGGCGAGCCAAGGCAATATCCGGCGTACGCACACGGGCGTAAATGTCACGCTGACGGGTATGGGTCATCTGGCACACGATGCGCAGAACGGTTCGCATGTCTGAATCGGTTGCCTTTGCCATGAGGGCAAACGCCTTTCCGTGGTAAGGGTGAGTGGAGACAGTTTTCATTTTAAATTCCTAGTCCTAAAGTGGTGTTCGTCCGGGCTTCCGTCATCTTGACGTACTCGGGGTTGATTTCGCAGAGGATGGCCTTGCGCCCCAGTTCGAGCGCGACCTTGCCGGTTGTCCCGCTCCCCCCGAACGGATCGAGTACCGTGTCGCCCGGTTGCGTCCCGGCGAGGATGCACAGGCGCGGCAGGGCCTCAGGGTAAGTGGCGAAGTGGGCTTCTGGGAACGGCTGCGAGGGAATTGTCCAGACCGAGCGCTTGTTGCGCGTTTCTACCAAGTCGCACACGGCGGCGCTAAATGACGCATTCTGCCTCGGGCGTTTGGATCTACGCTCCTGACCGGGTCCGCCATTCCGGCCCGGAATGGACCCCTTATAGCTGCCCCCTGGCTTATTGTGCTCGAGCGCGTTATGCGGGGTATCTCCTGTAGCCCAGCCGTTAACCTTGGGATGCAGCCCTTTGCCGCGGGGATTCGCGCCGCCGGAAACGGGCTCTTTCATGGCTTCGGCGTGCCAGTAATAGCGCGGTGACTTGGCCAGCAGAAACAGGTACTCATGCGCCTTCGTGCAGCGGTCCCGCACACTCTCCGGCATCGGCGAGGGCTTTTCCCAAATAATGTCCTGCCGCAGTATCCAGCCATCCGCCTGCAGGGCCTGGGCGACTCGCCACGGGATACCAACCATATCCTTGGGCCTCAGGGTCGCATGCGCCAGTACGCCGGTGTTATACGAGTCCCCCATGTTCACCCAGCAGGTGCCGTCATCGGCCAACACACGCTTGACCTCACGGAAGACCGCAACCATGTGCCCGACGAAGGCCCACGGGTCTTGCTCGAGGCCGAGACAAGACGACATGGCCGGAATCGTTACCGGCGGCAGCCCGGCCACCGGCACAAACGTCACCTCCGGCCAGTCAGTCGGCGGGATACCGTAGTCCCTCAAAGCCCAGTACGGCGGGCTCGTCACCACGCAGCGCACCGAGCTATCAGGGATCTGCCGCAGCGTCTGCGTGTTATCGCCCGTTAGGATGGTCAGCGGGTTCATTCCGAGGCCTCGCTTTCGTCGGAATATGTACGTTTTTGAATCTGCCAGCGCACTTTTGGTTGAGCATTTTCGGCTTTGTTTCGCTTCCGCGATGGCCTTGACCATTCGCCACCACCTGAAAGACCTATGCGTTTAAAGCCAGATGCATGCAGTGAGCGCCCTGGCTCTGATTCTAAAGTATAGGTAACCATGCGCTTGTACCCCATTGAAACAGCAGCTTTCCACACAGCCCGATAGAGCATGGAACAGCCATTTTTAACACCATCAGTGCAGCAACGAGTAACCTCTAGCGTCTGCCCGTCATCCAGCTTTCTGGCGACAGGGCGACCAGCAATGGCAACGCCCCGAAGTTTCTCACCGTCGGTAATGCCAACAGAGAATTTATGCCCTTGCGTCGGACCATGGTGCCTATGCCGCATTGCAACATATGCATTTGCCTCCTTTAAAGAAATAGGCTTCAGGGACAAAGCACTCACCGCTTACCTCCTTCAATTTCATTCGCAACCAAGAACTCAAAACGGCCCCTGTGTTCACGCCATGGAGCCCCGCAACCAGCACAGGTATGCAAGGCGTTCGCCGTGTTCGCATAAGTGCCACAACGGGGACATTTGATCTCTTTGCCCATGCCAGCAATGGTGACTCTTGTTGCCCGTGTCCAGCTCACGCGGCCACCCCCTTCACCGAAAGCTCGGGGGCGTTTGCTTTCACAATCGCGCAGGCCAGATCCGGGCAGACGGAGTTCCCGCACATGCGGACCTGCTGGGTCTTGGTCAGCGGTCGCCACTGGAAGCTGCCGCCGAGCGCCGGGTACAGCCCGCGCTCAAAGATGTACTTCTTCGGGAAACCCTGAGCGGCGAATAGTTCCTTGGGCTGGAGCATTCTTAGGCCAATGTCCACGATGGCGTAATCTTCGCCGTGGATCTGCACTAGGCCGAACCGATCCTGCGCCGTCACCGTGTGCATCGGTTCATTCAGCGCGACGCCATCCTTTTCGTTGCCGTAGTATTTGACCAGAAACGCCCGCACCTCGGCAAAGTGCGTCCCTTGAGCGCTGAGCGTGTGCAGTGGCTCCCGGTTATCCTGCCCGACATTCGTACCCCGAAGCTTTGCCAGTTGCGAGGTGACAACGCCCGTCTTGCCGCCGCCGCCACTGGTGACGGTCGGGGCCGGACAGTCACACCCTTGCCCCACGCTCTGCCCAAAGTGCCGCACGAGATTAGCCGAGACGACACCCAGCGCGTGCCCGTTACCGGCAGGCCGAGCCGTGTCACCACCGGCGGTCACCGTGGGAACCGGGTCTTTGCATTCACTGCCGACCGCGCCCGTGCGGAACTTCGTCAAATGAGCCGACACCAGCGAGTGGTGATCGACTGCCGTCACGCTGCCCAGCGGCGTCTCACACTTCGAGCCGACCACCCCGCCGTAGTGTTTGGCCAGAAAGGCCTCGACCAGCGCGAAATGCCCGCCCTTCACCTCTGCGCACTGAGTCCGCAGCGGCGCGTCCGGGTCAAAGACTCGCTCATTGCTCGCGTTCGCGTGCTCAGTCAGGACGGGGGCGCACACAGCAAATCCAGGTGAACTGGTCAGCGTCCGCACCGGCTCCGTCAGCGGCCAGTTATTAGGGCCCCTGCCCGTCGTTTTCGTGTTCGCCGTGTTGACGAGCGTCGGCGTGACGATGGCGTGACGATTCTCGCAGGTCTGGGTCCGCAGCGGTTCGTCCGCAGGCTGCCCGCGAAAACCGCGCTGATTGTAGTAGCTGACGATAAACGGCTCCTTCGTATCTACCACGTACCGGAAAATGCCCTTCGCGATCCGTCGGCAGGTCGCATCCGCCAGCGGCTTGGCCCGCTCGAATATACTCGGACACGGTAGTGAGAAGTCGATACACTCCGCCGCCGTTCGCCACGATTTGAGCTGCTTCGCCTTCACCTCGGGCGAGTCGGGAGCGCCATGCGTCGGCTCGGGCCAGACGATCGGCTGCCCGTCGCAACGGGCGATAAGAAACAGTCGCTTGCGGATGGTCGGTGCCCCGTAGTCGCAGCCGCGCAATTCGCGCCATTCGACCGCGTACCCGCGCCGCTGGAGGGCCCCGACAAAACAGCGGAAGGTGAAGCCTTTCAGTTCCGGCTTGGCCTTGCCGTCCGGGTCGAGCGGCCCCCACTGCTGAAACTCCTCCACGTTCTCAAGGCAGATGATGCGCGGCTTGTTGTCTCCCAGCCGGTGAATCCAGTGCAGGACCACCCACGCCAGCCCGCGAATCCGCTTGTCCTTCGGCTTTCCGCCCTTGGCCTTGCTGTGGTGCTTGCAGTCGGGAGAGAACCACGCCAGCCCCACGCGCCGACCCTGCGTCACCTTGACC
The DNA window shown above is from Ruficoccus amylovorans and carries:
- a CDS encoding XF1762 family protein, translating into MSALSLKPISLKEANAYVAMRHRHHGPTQGHKFSVGITDGEKLRGVAIAGRPVARKLDDGQTLEVTRCCTDGVKNGCSMLYRAVWKAAVSMGYKRMVTYTLESEPGRSLHASGFKRIGLSGGGEWSRPSRKRNKAENAQPKVRWQIQKRTYSDESEASE
- a CDS encoding helix-turn-helix domain-containing protein, with the translated sequence MRTVLRIVCQMTHTRQRDIYARVRTPDIALARQTAMTLSMKIAKARQLDVARFFRRDPGTVSHAVKVVQNVLDTEPDYADLFAQLETLIRNEIKQPA
- a CDS encoding replicative DNA helicase, translating into MTPTRKIPYSIEVEQALLGAVFVGGEEAMLECCEACVCSTWFYNTRHQLVFEAMLALIGKGEPIDEITVGDKLKSTGNFEAVGGDATLLELSNAVDTSSHLPYYIESLRKTWLRRQLIEQGNRLIESAYDATKEPEESLGTIQNAVYALGESKAENHLSDGHDLARMAGMQADVMLKRKGEPMGLCTGLDDFDKMVGGLLPKKTYIFAARPGMGKSAIGITIARNLVVPRRGSAIPAGYLSLEMGSEELSMRLACNLSRVDYNMLKEGDLSPTKRTDFNQALTAIDRAPIYIDDSSSLTPLQVRAKVRSMKHRYGIKVIFIDYLTLMEPTDKKASREQQVADMSRQMKAMSKELEIPVAVMCQLGRDAQGRRPKQSDLRESGSIEQDADVIAFIHRDEEAEESESMRFGKRTLIIEKQRNGPVGDIPLTFLKPMSLFENYAREDGPVQEECAF
- a CDS encoding DNA cytosine methyltransferase encodes the protein MESAKTSSYRNGQLPLDLHAELIVDNFAGGGGASTGIEMALGRSPDIAINHDPDALAMHRANHQEIRHLAEDVFAVDPVKVTQGRRVGLAWFSPDCKHHSKAKGGKPKDKRIRGLAWVVLHWIHRLGDNKPRIICLENVEEFQQWGPLDPDGKAKPELKGFTFRCFVGALQRRGYAVEWRELRGCDYGAPTIRKRLFLIARCDGQPIVWPEPTHGAPDSPEVKAKQLKSWRTAAECIDFSLPCPSIFERAKPLADATCRRIAKGIFRYVVDTKEPFIVSYYNQRGFRGQPADEPLRTQTCENRHAIVTPTLVNTANTKTTGRGPNNWPLTEPVRTLTSSPGFAVCAPVLTEHANASNERVFDPDAPLRTQCAEVKGGHFALVEAFLAKHYGGVVGSKCETPLGSVTAVDHHSLVSAHLTKFRTGAVGSECKDPVPTVTAGGDTARPAGNGHALGVVSANLVRHFGQSVGQGCDCPAPTVTSGGGGKTGVVTSQLAKLRGTNVGQDNREPLHTLSAQGTHFAEVRAFLVKYYGNEKDGVALNEPMHTVTAQDRFGLVQIHGEDYAIVDIGLRMLQPKELFAAQGFPKKYIFERGLYPALGGSFQWRPLTKTQQVRMCGNSVCPDLACAIVKANAPELSVKGVAA
- a CDS encoding DNA-methyltransferase, with amino-acid sequence MNPLTILTGDNTQTLRQIPDSSVRCVVTSPPYWALRDYGIPPTDWPEVTFVPVAGLPPVTIPAMSSCLGLEQDPWAFVGHMVAVFREVKRVLADDGTCWVNMGDSYNTGVLAHATLRPKDMVGIPWRVAQALQADGWILRQDIIWEKPSPMPESVRDRCTKAHEYLFLLAKSPRYYWHAEAMKEPVSGGANPRGKGLHPKVNGWATGDTPHNALEHNKPGGSYKGSIPGRNGGPGQERRSKRPRQNASFSAAVCDLVETRNKRSVWTIPSQPFPEAHFATYPEALPRLCILAGTQPGDTVLDPFGGSGTTGKVALELGRKAILCEINPEYVKMTEARTNTTLGLGI
- a CDS encoding DUF3127 domain-containing protein, which produces MSWKNTVKGVVERIFEPEDVTDKFTKQRLWLKIGDKYPQIVEFEAANAKIECLQGVKPGTLVEIDFTLRGRTGQGKYSDRVFNSVSLQDIRLLDGVRQSSPHPAPQASPGNEEDEDVPF